In Oryzias melastigma strain HK-1 linkage group LG10, ASM292280v2, whole genome shotgun sequence, a single window of DNA contains:
- the LOC118597886 gene encoding serine/threonine-protein kinase Tao-like, whose translation MGNQHSSLQKEGYKITKETDKYIIVTKDFDIFFIKKLHQKDDKELASSNEALKKINHSHLLDIKGFKGGNHMSYMIMEYCQGGSLAKTIRKEHLDPFKEQKILSWFVEIIMALKALHEKGSPHKDLTPENVFLNKFGIIRMGGFGITSESGLGGNQNKPIHYLPPETLTGGIYEEKSDIWSAGCILFELCTKQPAFSADTPVNLIPKIISGPSPSLPEGFSPELCKLLSDMLEKNPENRPTAGEILAHPFVQTRLIEKCKTTVEELQTILNTLRALADGLENVHTRTCIGSLTGGVIGLLGGITTIVGVILSPFTLGASIIVTGVGAGVGAVGGITASASNITKTVKQTSQREAVDSIIKEFDQKTKAVVTWLQEIYAGLETIGHINQQTLGNYGFNNETLKKAGFRAGRSLGVVSEAVRLGRFLSIGQCAAQTSRVVRVAGLATGILSGIFVAVDVFFIAMDAKEIHHIRQAKASTASDQNTLMSSPETEYRSSSVENIKSEIMKFVKSIRNFAGELQKVVDELKNVISTIPEKDPEEEQDGITQNVEGEND comes from the exons ATGGGAAATCAGCACAGCAGTCTTCAAAAAGAAGGCTACAAGATCACAAAAGAAACTGACAAATATATTATCGTCACGAAagattttgacatatttttcatAAAGAAG TTACACCAAAAAGACGATAAAGAGTTAGCTTCAAGCAATGAAGCCCTCAAGAAGATAAACCATTCACATCTTTTGGACATCAAGGGTTTTAAGG GCGGTAATCACATGAGCTACATGATTATGGAATACTGCCAGGGAGGGAGCCTTGCTAAAACGATCAGAAAAGAACACTTGGACCCTTTTAAGGAACAAAAG ATTCTGAGCTGGTTTGTTGAGATCATCATGGCTTTGAAAGCCCTTCATGAAAAAGGTTCTCCTCACAAAGATCTCACACCAGAG AATGTGTTCTTAAACAAGTTCGGAATCATAAGAATGGGTGGGTTTGGAATAACCAGTGAAAG CGGTTTAGGAGGcaatcaaaataaaccaatacaTTATCTGCCTCCTGAAACCCTTACAGGTGGGATCTATGAggaaaaaag TGACATCTGGTCTGCTGGATGCATACTCTTTGAGCTTTGTACAAAACAACCAGCG TTCTCTGCAGACACTCCAGTCAACCTGATCCCAAAGATAATAAGTGGCCCTAGCCCATCTCTCCCAGAAGGATTCTCACCAGAACTTTGTAAACTTCTGAGTGACATgctggaaaaaaatcctgaaaacagACCAACAGCTGGTGAAATCCTTGCACATCCCTTTGTTCAAACTCGACTTATTGAAAAG TGCAAAACAACAGTGGAGGAGCTCCAGACCATACTGAACACCCTGAGGGCTCTGGCTGATGGTTTGGAGAACGTTCACACAAGGACCTGCATTGGGAGCCTGACTGGGGGAGTGATTGGATTATTAGGAGGAATCACAACAATTGTAGGGGTCATACTGTCCCCATTCACTTTGGGAGCTTCTATCATTGTTACTGGCGTAGGTGCAGGGGTGGGTGCAGTTGGTGGAATTACTGCTAGTGCTTCAAACATCACTAAAACAGTCAAACAGACTTCTCAGCGTGAAGCAGTTGACTCCATCATCAAAGAATTTGATCAGAAAACTAAAGCAGTCGTCACCTGGCTTCAGGAGATTTATGCAGGATTGGAGACCATAGGCCATATAAATCAACAAACATTAGGaaattatggttttaataaTGAAACCCTGAAAAAAGCAGGCTTTAGAGCAGGAAGAAGCCTAGGTGTCGTTTCAGAGGCTGTCCGACTTGGTAGATTTTTGAGCATTGGCCAATGTGCAGCACAAACATCTAGAGTAGTGCGTGTGGCAGGGTTGGCAACAGGTATACTATCTGGTATATTTGTGGCAgtagatgtttttttcattgccATGGATGCAAAAGAAATCCATCACATCAGACAGGCAAAGGCTTCAACAGCCTCTGACCAAAACACATTGATGTCCAGTCCAGAGACGGAATACAGGTCTTCCTCTGTGGAAAATATCAAATCAGAAATCATGAAATTTGTCAAGTCAATCAGAAACTTCGCAGGTGAGCTACAAAAAGTTGTGGATGAGctgaaaaatgtgatttcaacAATCCCTGAGAAAGACCCAGAGGAAGAACAGGATGGCATAACACAAAATGTTGAAGGTGAAAATGATTAG